A part of Silvimonas soli genomic DNA contains:
- a CDS encoding LysR family transcriptional regulator gives MELRHLRYFVTVAEELHFTRAAEKLHIGQPPLSQQIQALEAELGVDLFTRTRRKVALTPAGERFLLRARAILQDTADAAADARRAARGEVGQLTIGFTPSLPFTSFLPRLIYRFRQRYPDVTLTLREMMTVQQIRAVAEGGLDIGMVRSGDVEVPDTVALRHLLDDPMLVALRDDHPLAGQSSISLAQLRTEPFVMYPESAGTGIYRHIARLCHDVGFTPNVVQEASEGTTLIGLVAAGLGVSILPAPLSCIRVEGVQYLPLADAGAVTTTSLATRVDDASPLVAHFVALLDSVN, from the coding sequence ATGGAACTGAGACATCTGCGTTATTTCGTGACCGTGGCCGAAGAACTGCATTTCACCAGGGCAGCCGAGAAGCTGCATATCGGTCAGCCGCCATTGAGTCAGCAGATTCAGGCACTGGAGGCCGAACTGGGTGTTGACCTGTTCACCCGCACTCGGCGCAAAGTGGCATTAACGCCTGCTGGGGAGCGCTTTTTGCTGCGGGCGCGAGCCATTTTGCAAGACACCGCCGATGCCGCCGCCGACGCACGTCGGGCCGCACGAGGGGAAGTCGGGCAGCTCACCATTGGCTTCACCCCTTCATTGCCATTTACCAGTTTTCTGCCGCGGCTCATTTACCGCTTTCGCCAGCGTTACCCGGACGTCACGCTCACGCTGCGCGAAATGATGACCGTGCAGCAAATCCGCGCCGTGGCGGAAGGGGGGCTGGATATCGGCATGGTGCGCTCGGGTGATGTCGAAGTGCCCGATACCGTGGCGCTACGCCACTTGCTGGATGACCCCATGCTGGTCGCGTTGCGCGACGATCACCCGCTGGCGGGGCAAAGCTCGATTTCCCTGGCGCAACTGCGTACCGAACCGTTTGTGATGTACCCGGAATCCGCTGGCACCGGCATTTATCGCCACATTGCCCGCCTGTGCCACGACGTCGGGTTTACGCCCAACGTGGTCCAGGAGGCGAGCGAGGGCACTACGCTGATCGGGCTGGTCGCCGCGGGGCTAGGGGTGAGTATTTTGCCCGCGCCGCTTTCGTGCATCCGGGTGGAAGGCGTGCAGTATTTGCCATTGGCCGATGCCGGTGCGGTTACGACCACATCGCTGGCAACGCGGGTCGACGATGCATCACCACTGGTGGCGCACTTTGTCGCGCTGCTCGATAGCGTTAACTGA
- a CDS encoding chitinase, translating into MLHIKRMAFAVLPALFVSSFAFSAACSPAWNAATAYVGGNTASFNGVNYTANWWTQNQEPDTNNGVTGTGQPWTSNGACTGGTPTPTPTPTPAPTPTPTPAPTPTPTPAPTPTPTPAPTPTPTPTPAPTPTPTPAPTPSGSLPKHVLVGYWQNFDNGAAVQTLAQVPTAYNVIEVAFANADTANDGGISFDIDPGLAKAVTGGYTNAQFAADIQTLHSQGRFVVLSIGGQNGSITLGNTTAVTNFVNTAYSLIQQYGFDGIDIDLENGINVANLESALTQLHNKVGSNLIITMAPQTIDMLAGIPGAGLYLQVARDLGSIITMVNTQYYNSGSMPGRDGKNYNQGTVDFITAQADTVLQYLQPGQVGLGLPASASGASSGYVDPSIVNNAVDCLTQGTHCGTYIPVAKYPGLRAVMDWSTNWDASNNNNFANTVAPHLKALP; encoded by the coding sequence ATGTTGCACATCAAACGGATGGCTTTTGCTGTCCTGCCTGCCCTGTTCGTCAGCTCATTTGCATTTTCTGCGGCTTGTTCGCCAGCCTGGAATGCCGCCACCGCGTATGTGGGCGGTAACACTGCCAGCTTCAACGGCGTGAACTACACCGCAAACTGGTGGACCCAGAACCAGGAGCCGGACACCAACAATGGCGTGACCGGAACAGGTCAGCCGTGGACCTCCAACGGTGCGTGTACGGGTGGCACTCCAACGCCAACGCCTACCCCGACACCTGCTCCGACACCAACCCCAACGCCCGCGCCGACTCCGACGCCTACTCCGGCCCCAACACCCACGCCGACCCCAGCGCCGACACCTACTCCAACGCCAACACCGGCTCCGACACCCACGCCAACGCCTGCGCCTACCCCGTCGGGCAGCTTGCCCAAGCACGTGCTGGTCGGTTACTGGCAGAACTTTGACAATGGCGCCGCAGTGCAGACCCTGGCGCAAGTCCCAACAGCCTACAACGTGATCGAAGTGGCTTTTGCCAATGCAGACACAGCCAATGATGGCGGCATCTCGTTTGATATCGATCCGGGTCTGGCCAAAGCGGTCACCGGTGGCTATACCAACGCGCAATTTGCTGCAGATATCCAGACGCTGCACAGTCAAGGTCGTTTTGTGGTGCTCTCCATTGGTGGCCAGAACGGCAGCATCACCTTGGGTAATACCACTGCGGTGACCAACTTTGTGAACACGGCGTATTCGCTGATCCAGCAATACGGCTTTGACGGGATCGATATCGATCTGGAAAACGGCATCAACGTGGCAAATCTGGAAAGCGCCCTCACGCAATTGCATAACAAGGTGGGCAGCAACCTGATCATCACCATGGCGCCGCAAACCATCGACATGCTGGCGGGTATTCCAGGTGCGGGCTTGTATCTGCAGGTAGCGCGTGATCTGGGCAGCATCATCACCATGGTCAACACCCAGTACTACAACTCGGGCTCCATGCCAGGCCGCGACGGCAAGAACTACAACCAGGGTACGGTGGACTTCATCACCGCGCAGGCCGATACGGTTCTGCAATACCTGCAACCGGGCCAGGTTGGTCTGGGCCTGCCTGCTTCGGCGTCGGGCGCAAGCAGTGGATATGTTGATCCATCCATCGTTAACAACGCGGTGGATTGCCTGACCCAAGGTACGCATTGCGGCACATATATTCCGGTGGCCAAATATCCGGGTCTGCGTGCAGTGATGGATTGGTCGACCAACTGGGACGCCAGCAATAACAACAACTTCGCCAATACCGTAGCGCCACATCTGAAAGCGCTGCCGTAA
- a CDS encoding chitinase, with amino-acid sequence MKSRLFASGRGKLALAAMPAAFAALSAFAAYPTWTDGGTYTAGTIVYYSGHDYQALVTQTDYVGANWNPAATPSLWKDLGTDTGGTPTPTPTPAPTPTPTPAPTPTPTPAPTPTPTPAPTPAPTPSGGCYTAWVSTTAYNGGATVSYNGVNYKANWWTQGNNPSTSSGASGSGQPWTVVGNCSGGVPTPTPTPTPTPTPTPTPTPTPTPTPTPTPTPTPTPTPTPTPTPTPTPTPTPAPTPSGSLPKHVLVGYWQNFDNGAAVQTLAQVPSTYNVIEVAFANADTANDGGITFDIDPGLAKAVAGGYTDAQFKADIQTLHGQGRFVVLSVGGQNGSITLGNATAVTNFVNSTYSLIQQYGFDGIDIDLENGINVANMESALRQLSAKVGPNLVITMAPQTIDMLAGIPGAGLYLQVARDLGSIITMVNTQYYNSGSMPGRDGKNYNQGTVDFITAQADTVLQYLQPGQVGLGLPASASGAGSGYVDPSVVNNAVDCLTQGTHCGSYIPVAKYPGLRGVMDWSTNWDASNGNNFSNSVAAHLKTLP; translated from the coding sequence CGGCACCATTGTTTATTACAGCGGTCATGATTATCAGGCGCTGGTCACTCAGACCGATTATGTAGGCGCCAACTGGAACCCGGCGGCCACACCAAGCCTGTGGAAAGACCTGGGCACAGACACCGGCGGCACCCCAACGCCGACTCCTACCCCAGCGCCAACGCCGACACCGACACCAGCACCTACTCCAACGCCAACCCCGGCGCCGACACCTACCCCGACTCCGGCCCCAACGCCCGCGCCAACCCCATCGGGCGGCTGCTATACCGCCTGGGTATCGACCACCGCCTATAACGGTGGCGCGACGGTCAGCTATAACGGCGTGAACTACAAGGCCAACTGGTGGACTCAAGGTAACAATCCGTCGACCAGTTCCGGCGCCAGCGGCAGCGGCCAGCCATGGACTGTTGTTGGCAATTGCTCGGGCGGCGTTCCGACACCTACCCCAACGCCAACACCGACTCCGACTCCGACTCCGACTCCGACTCCAACTCCAACTCCGACACCTACGCCGACGCCGACGCCGACGCCGACGCCGACGCCGACTCCGACTCCGACGCCTACGCCAACACCGACACCAACTCCTGCACCAACCCCGTCGGGCAGCCTGCCCAAGCACGTGCTGGTGGGCTACTGGCAGAACTTCGATAACGGCGCCGCTGTACAAACGCTGGCCCAGGTGCCAAGCACGTACAACGTGATCGAAGTGGCTTTTGCCAACGCCGATACCGCAAACGATGGCGGCATTACCTTTGATATTGATCCGGGTCTGGCTAAAGCCGTGGCAGGTGGCTATACGGATGCGCAATTCAAAGCGGATATCCAGACGCTGCACGGCCAGGGCCGCTTTGTGGTGCTGTCCGTTGGCGGTCAGAACGGCAGCATTACCTTGGGTAACGCCACCGCTGTGACCAATTTTGTGAACAGCACGTACTCGCTGATCCAGCAATATGGCTTTGACGGCATCGATATCGATCTGGAAAACGGCATCAACGTCGCCAATATGGAAAGCGCGTTGCGGCAGTTGAGTGCGAAGGTCGGGCCGAACCTGGTCATTACCATGGCACCGCAAACCATCGACATGCTGGCGGGGATTCCGGGGGCGGGTCTGTATCTGCAAGTGGCGCGTGACCTGGGCAGCATCATCACCATGGTCAACACCCAGTATTACAATTCGGGTTCGATGCCAGGTCGAGACGGCAAGAACTACAACCAGGGTACGGTGGACTTCATTACCGCGCAGGCCGATACGGTGCTGCAATACCTGCAACCGGGCCAGGTTGGTCTGGGCCTGCCTGCCTCGGCTTCGGGTGCAGGCAGTGGTTATGTTGATCCATCCGTGGTCAACAATGCGGTGGATTGCCTGACCCAAGGCACGCATTGCGGCTCGTATATTCCGGTGGCCAAATATCCGGGTCTGCGTGGCGTAATGGATTGGTCGACCAACTGGGACGCCAGCAACGGCAATAACTTCAGCAACAGCGTTGCGGCGCACCTGAAAACACTGCCGTAA